In the genome of Terribacillus sp. FSL K6-0262, one region contains:
- the ispF gene encoding 2-C-methyl-D-erythritol 2,4-cyclodiphosphate synthase, producing the protein MFRIGQGFDVHAFAEGRPCIIGGITIPHELGLLGHSDADVLLHTVADACLGALALGDIGKHFPDTDPAFKDADSEVLLRHVWQLVKEQGYKLGNLDCTVIAQAPKMAPYIDQIRENIAGMLEADPGQINVKATTTEQLGFTGRKEGIAAQAVVLLQQA; encoded by the coding sequence ATGTTTCGAATTGGACAAGGATTTGATGTACATGCATTTGCGGAGGGCAGACCTTGTATCATCGGCGGAATCACGATTCCTCATGAACTTGGGCTGCTGGGGCATTCAGATGCGGATGTACTGTTACATACAGTTGCGGATGCCTGTCTCGGTGCCCTGGCACTAGGGGATATCGGCAAGCATTTCCCGGATACCGATCCTGCTTTCAAGGATGCGGATTCAGAAGTATTGCTGCGGCATGTTTGGCAGCTTGTAAAAGAGCAAGGATACAAACTAGGGAACTTGGATTGCACAGTCATCGCGCAAGCGCCGAAAATGGCACCATATATCGATCAGATCCGAGAAAATATAGCAGGGATGCTTGAAGCCGATCCAGGTCAGATCAATGTGAAAGCAACTACAACGGAACAGCTCGGCTTCACTGGCCGGAAGGAAGGAATC
- the ispD gene encoding 2-C-methyl-D-erythritol 4-phosphate cytidylyltransferase gives MYYQAIVLAAGQGKRMQAGRNKQFLTIGQKPLIVHTLTVFDKDPWCASITLVVSKADRELMLQLLAVQEWSTPINLTEGGSERQESVLMGLEALPKKSGMVFIHDGARPFVTIDRLHALAEACQQHRAAILAVPVTDTIKLRRGNRLETMDRGLLWAAQTPQAFDYQLIYDAHVSAKVDGMLGTDDASLVERTDHDVFIVEGSYDNMKLTTPEDLYKAEAFLNGK, from the coding sequence GCAGGCCGGCCGCAATAAGCAATTCCTCACAATTGGACAGAAGCCGCTCATTGTCCATACGCTGACAGTTTTCGACAAGGATCCTTGGTGTGCATCCATCACGCTTGTTGTAAGCAAGGCTGATCGCGAATTGATGCTTCAGCTGCTGGCCGTTCAAGAATGGTCGACACCAATCAATCTGACAGAAGGCGGAAGCGAGCGGCAGGAGAGTGTCCTGATGGGGCTGGAGGCCTTGCCTAAGAAGTCCGGTATGGTATTCATACACGATGGCGCACGGCCGTTTGTTACGATCGACAGGCTTCATGCCCTGGCTGAAGCCTGTCAGCAGCACCGTGCTGCAATCCTGGCGGTGCCTGTCACCGACACAATCAAGCTGCGCCGGGGCAATCGTCTGGAAACGATGGACAGGGGGCTTTTGTGGGCTGCCCAGACACCGCAGGCTTTTGATTATCAGCTTATCTACGATGCTCATGTATCGGCAAAGGTGGACGGAATGCTTGGCACAGATGATGCGTCATTGGTCGAGCGGACCGACCACGATGTTTTCATCGTGGAAGGCAGCTACGATAATATGAAGCTCACGACACCAGAGGATCTATACAAAGCGGAAGCATTTTTAAATGGCAAATAA